Part of the Paenibacillus sp. JNUCC32 genome is shown below.
CTCCAAGGTTTGCACCTCGAAGGGCGCAAACTTCGGCAAGTACATGCGCTGCTGCGGAGAAGGCTCAACGTCTTCTACCGTGCCTTTGGACAGCAGGTTCGACCAGGGAATATCTTCCCGACGGATGCGCGCGGCCGGATGACCATGAATGAAATGCACCCAATAAATCTCCGTATGCTCCGAGCAGGCTCGGTGTCCGACATGCGGCAGTCCCGCTTCCAGCACCAGCAGCTTTCCCGCGCCGACCTCATACTCCGTCTGTTCTTCCGTCATATAGAGCGTTCCTTTCGTGACCAGAAGCAGGTCATAAACGCCGAAGGTGCGGGCGAAATGCCTGTCTCCCGGCTTCCATACGGCATGTCCGGCCGTAACGAATTGCGGCAGCGGCGGTATGGCGAATTCTAAGCACATCACAGCCATCCCCTCCTTTTCGCAAGTTCATTTTGTGCTAATCAAAGTCTATATTATCACTGGTTGCCCGCATGAAAAAGAGGTACATTTGATCACGAGAAACCGCTCTCATATAGCGACTAAGGAGGCTGTTTACGTATGCGTTTTCGTCAGGTTCATCTCGACTTCCATACATCCGAGGCCATTCCCGGCATCGGTAGCCGGTTTTCAAAACCCCAGTTTCAGAACATGCTGCGCGCTGGGCATGTCGATTCCATCACCGTGTTTTCTAAATGCCATCACGGCTGGGCTTACCATCCGAGCGAAGCCAATGAAACGCACCCACATCTCTCATTCGATCTGCTGGGCGAAATGATCTCGGCTGCCCATGAAATCGGCGTCAAGACGCCGGTGTACTTATCCGCGGGGCTGGACGAAAAGCTGGCGCGGCGCCATCCCGAATGGCTGATCCGCGACGCGGAAGACCGTACACGCTGGGCAAAAGATTTCATGACGCCCGGTTACCATGAATTTTGCTTCAACACGCCTTACCTGGACATCTTGCTGGCGCAAATCCGCGAGGTAGTTTCCAGGTATGATGCGGACGGCATTTTTCTTGACATCGTCGGAATCCGTCAATGCCGGTGCCAGCATTGCGTGACCGCGCTGCAATCAGCGGGTCATGACCCTCGCGATGAAGCTGCCGTTGCCGCGTTAGGCGAATCCACCTACCTGAACTATGCCCGCCGGGTAAGAGAAACGATCGATGAGATCAAACCCGGTCTGCCGGTATTCCATAACAGCGGCCATCAACGTCGCGGCCGCCGCGACCTTGCTCAAGTCAACAGCCATTTGGAACTCGAATCGCTTCCTACCGGAGGCTGGGGTTACGATCACTTTCCGCTGTCCGCACGCTATGCACAGACGCTAGGCATGGACTATCTCGGCATGACGGGCAAATTCCATACCTCCTGGGGCGAATTCGGCGGTTACAAGCATCCGAACGCACTGCGCTTCGAAACGGCGCTCAGTCTCGCCCATGGCGCCAAGTGCTCGATCGGTGACCAGCTTCATCCTTCGGGTCTTATGGATGAAGCAACCTACGCCTTGATCGGCACAGCCTATGCGGAGGTGGAAGCGAAAGAGCCTTGGTGCAGCGCAACCTCTTCCGTGGCGGACATCGCCGTCCTGTCGCTGGAGGCTGCTTGGGAGGCTTGCCCGGAAGCACGGAAGTCGAATGACCGGAACAACCTGGCGGATGCCGGTGCGGTACGCATCCTGACCGAAGGGCATTACCTTTACGACATCGTGGATGCAAGTGCTGATTTTAGCCTCTACAACGTGCTGATTCTGCCGGACGAGGTACCGATATGGCCCGAATTGGAAGAGGACATCCGTGCATTCACCGCGGGCGGAGGAAAAGTTCTAGCCTCGGGTCGTTCGGGCTTGAATGCGGCAGGCGACGCGTTTGCACTGGATCTCGGATTGAACTGGCAGGGCCAGAGCCCATACCGTCCGTCTTATTTCCGCCCGGACTTTGTTCCAGGACCTCTCATGCCTGCATCGTACGTAATGTACGGTGAAGGTCAGCTGGTTGAATTGAACGGCGGCCGAACGTTTGGCAGCCGGGAGAACCCGTACTTCAACCGCGATGTGTTCACGTTCTGCTCACATCAGCACACGCCAAGCGACGGAGAAGACGGCGGCCCGGGGATGATCGAGAGCACAAACGGCATCTACATCGCATGGAATGTGTTCGGCGACTATGCGGACAACGGCCATCTCATTCTGAAGGAGATGGTATTGCATGCGATCGACCGGCTCCTGCCGCAGCCTACTCTGCGCTGCGATTTGCCGGCACGGGGCATCGCAACGCTGCAGTATCAGCAGGAAGAAAACCGCTATATCAATCACCTTCTCTATGCTTCTCCTGTCCTGAAGGGGCGCATTGAAGTCATCGAGGACATCGTACCGCTGCGGGATGTTTCCGTCCGCTTGCGCCTCCCTGCGGCGCCTTCGATCCGGCGGGTCTATCTGGCCCCCTCGATGGAAGAGCTTCCTTATACCATTGGGAGTCAGGGGGAGATCAACTATACGGTTCCCAATCTGGATAATCATCAAATGGTTGTGCTGGAACTGGCGTAAACAACATGCTTGCCTTCATGATGAGGGAACAGTTCTTCCATATGATACAAGCAGCCGCAGTCTGGAGACTGCGGCTGTTCGCATCATATCGGTTCATTTGCAGGTCTTTCATGTTACCTGCTCACCTTTCTTTCGTCATGTGGCGAACGAATGTCAGCTGCTAAGCCGTTCTGAAGCTGGGTGCATTTGCTTAGTAATCGGATTATACATATTCTAGCAGAACGGAATTGCGATGAGAACCAGGTACGTAACAAGGAAAGAAGATAGCGCGAATGGCGTTTACGTTCCTCGATTTATTCTATGACAGCGGAAAGCACGCCTTCCTTTATCAAGGTCCATCGATCCCGCGGATTGGCGATAAAGGACGATGCAATCGCTACAACCATATCTTTATCCGGAATGCAGCAGATGATATTGCCTCCATCGCCTACGGCCGAATATGTATAAATTCCGTCCTCATCCCTCAGCCACCACAAATAACCGTATTGGTTAGCGTTCATCGCCGTTGATTGGTCTATCCAATCTCCCGGTATAATCGGTTGTCCGTCCCATAGGCCGCGGTTCAGGTACAGAAAACCGAAACGCGCCATATCGCGCGGGCTTAACGTAAGGCCCCATCCACCCGTGGTGTTGCCGCCGGGGTCTTTGACCCATCCCCTGACGTCTTTACCGAATAAATGATCAAATCCGAATGATCCCATGTCATGATCCGGGATTTCGGTCATGCCAATCGGTTTAAACAAGTGTTCGTTCGCAAAGGCGCGTGCGCTTTTTCCGGTGGTGCGGGTGATAATGGCTGACAGCAGGTGCACTCCTGCGGTGGAATATTTGAACGCTCCCAGGGTTCCGCCTTCCCCCAGCATATCAAGCGTATATGCTACCCAATCAGGCTGCATGCACATTTTGTCCAATGGCTCGCGCCAGTCCTCAAAGGGATACGGAGCCGTCATCGTAAGAAGATGGCGAAGCGTAATGTCTTGTATTTGCCGATCAGCGGACTTGTGTTCATATTCGGGGAAGAAATCCAGCACCTTTTGATCCGAATTGTCAATATAACCGGCACCGATGGCAATGCCTATGAGGGCGGATAAAACGCTCTTGGTGACCGATGCCACATGGTGGGTATCCTCCGGGCCGCAACCATGATCGTATTTTTCATATGCGATATATCCGTTTCTCACCACGACCATACCGTTGATGTTGCCGTATTCGGATGGGATCAAAGCATCAAGGTCCGAAAGCTTGCCGGCATCCAAACTCAAGGCTTCAGGGGCAGCGGCTTGCCATGCCTTCGTTGGCCAATACTCTCTCTTCATTAGAGATACCTCGCATTTTTTATTTGTTTTTTCGACACGGGAAAATAGACCTCAGTAACCAAGTGCTCGGCAGCC
Proteins encoded:
- a CDS encoding alpha-amylase family protein, which encodes MRFRQVHLDFHTSEAIPGIGSRFSKPQFQNMLRAGHVDSITVFSKCHHGWAYHPSEANETHPHLSFDLLGEMISAAHEIGVKTPVYLSAGLDEKLARRHPEWLIRDAEDRTRWAKDFMTPGYHEFCFNTPYLDILLAQIREVVSRYDADGIFLDIVGIRQCRCQHCVTALQSAGHDPRDEAAVAALGESTYLNYARRVRETIDEIKPGLPVFHNSGHQRRGRRDLAQVNSHLELESLPTGGWGYDHFPLSARYAQTLGMDYLGMTGKFHTSWGEFGGYKHPNALRFETALSLAHGAKCSIGDQLHPSGLMDEATYALIGTAYAEVEAKEPWCSATSSVADIAVLSLEAAWEACPEARKSNDRNNLADAGAVRILTEGHYLYDIVDASADFSLYNVLILPDEVPIWPELEEDIRAFTAGGGKVLASGRSGLNAAGDAFALDLGLNWQGQSPYRPSYFRPDFVPGPLMPASYVMYGEGQLVELNGGRTFGSRENPYFNRDVFTFCSHQHTPSDGEDGGPGMIESTNGIYIAWNVFGDYADNGHLILKEMVLHAIDRLLPQPTLRCDLPARGIATLQYQQEENRYINHLLYASPVLKGRIEVIEDIVPLRDVSVRLRLPAAPSIRRVYLAPSMEELPYTIGSQGEINYTVPNLDNHQMVVLELA
- a CDS encoding serine hydrolase domain-containing protein, producing the protein MKREYWPTKAWQAAAPEALSLDAGKLSDLDALIPSEYGNINGMVVVRNGYIAYEKYDHGCGPEDTHHVASVTKSVLSALIGIAIGAGYIDNSDQKVLDFFPEYEHKSADRQIQDITLRHLLTMTAPYPFEDWREPLDKMCMQPDWVAYTLDMLGEGGTLGAFKYSTAGVHLLSAIITRTTGKSARAFANEHLFKPIGMTEIPDHDMGSFGFDHLFGKDVRGWVKDPGGNTTGGWGLTLSPRDMARFGFLYLNRGLWDGQPIIPGDWIDQSTAMNANQYGYLWWLRDEDGIYTYSAVGDGGNIICCIPDKDMVVAIASSFIANPRDRWTLIKEGVLSAVIE